A region from the Paraburkholderia youngii genome encodes:
- a CDS encoding LysR family transcriptional regulator, protein MLGDLRLFCEVARRLSFVAAAHEFGNSQTHVSKRIALLEKTLGVKLLHRTTRRVSLTTDGETVNRWARAILQDVDAMRDDLSSLRVNPRGALRISSSQRLGRSHIAPIVSLMKKRYPELEIWLELVDRRVNIVDEGFDLDIRVGAAQEPGLIAHHIAVSPRVLCAAPGYLDAHGRPKSVDELAQHDCLVFRERDEPFGVWRLLGPGGWSTVKVTGPLASNHSDVVLGWARDGHGIVMVGQSYVAQAFAQGTLERVLPAWEQPADVWAMSAARAAQSAKVRVCIDFLKQELAHGEFALWKP, encoded by the coding sequence ATGCTCGGAGATCTCCGCCTGTTTTGCGAAGTCGCGCGGCGACTGAGTTTCGTCGCAGCGGCCCACGAGTTCGGCAATTCGCAGACCCACGTCAGCAAGCGCATCGCTTTGCTGGAAAAGACCCTCGGGGTGAAACTGCTCCACCGCACGACACGCCGGGTGTCGCTCACGACCGATGGCGAAACGGTCAATCGCTGGGCGCGCGCGATCCTCCAGGACGTCGATGCGATGCGCGACGATCTGTCCAGTCTGCGGGTAAATCCCAGGGGGGCGCTGCGTATCAGTTCGAGCCAGCGGCTCGGGCGCAGTCACATTGCGCCGATTGTGTCGCTGATGAAGAAGCGCTATCCCGAACTCGAAATCTGGCTGGAACTGGTCGATCGACGCGTCAATATCGTCGACGAGGGTTTTGATCTTGACATCCGCGTAGGCGCGGCACAGGAACCGGGGCTGATCGCGCATCACATTGCCGTCAGTCCCCGTGTGCTGTGCGCGGCGCCCGGCTACCTCGACGCGCATGGCCGGCCGAAGAGCGTCGACGAACTCGCCCAGCACGACTGCCTCGTCTTTCGTGAACGTGACGAGCCATTCGGCGTGTGGCGTCTTCTCGGGCCAGGGGGCTGGAGCACGGTAAAAGTCACTGGTCCGCTCGCTTCGAATCACAGCGACGTCGTCTTGGGATGGGCCCGCGATGGTCACGGCATCGTTATGGTCGGGCAGTCGTATGTGGCTCAAGCATTTGCGCAAGGCACGCTCGAGCGCGTGCTGCCCGCATGGGAACAACCGGCGGACGTATGGGCGATGTCGGCCGCGCGCGCGGCGCAATCGGCGAAGGTGCGCGTGTGCATCGATTTTCTCAAGCAGGAGCTCGCGCACGGCGAGTTCGCGCTCTGGAAACCCTGA
- a CDS encoding deazapurine DNA modification protein DpdA family protein, whose product MPWIAPPVLIGLGSVCRRHLTDPRHGLFAILEGLEGHLPVGARVHCFGVKGQALSRVKMYPWVASVDSMAADYSARVKARQAGISNTIAHRAAEVNRWMAAASRHAAPATGDQFRLGFNV is encoded by the coding sequence ATGCCCTGGATCGCTCCCCCCGTTCTGATTGGCCTCGGCTCCGTCTGTCGACGCCACCTGACCGATCCCCGGCACGGGCTGTTTGCGATACTGGAGGGGCTGGAGGGGCATCTTCCAGTTGGGGCGCGCGTCCACTGCTTCGGCGTCAAGGGGCAGGCCTTATCGAGGGTCAAAATGTATCCCTGGGTGGCGAGTGTAGACTCGATGGCCGCCGACTATTCGGCGCGGGTGAAGGCCCGACAGGCTGGGATCTCCAACACGATTGCGCACCGCGCGGCAGAAGTGAATCGCTGGATGGCGGCCGCCTCACGGCATGCTGCACCTGCCACTGGCGACCAGTTCCGTCTTGGCTTCAACGTCTGA
- a CDS encoding MBL fold metallo-hydrolase, with protein MSDETLIPPRDDKPVLHYPCGEAPAAGTVSEIAPGVLWLRMPMPLALNHINLWALRDGNGWAVVDTGLQTSDTAAAWHKLFADGGALAQVRLTRVFATHMHPDHIGMAGWLTRKFDCRLWMTRMEYLMCRVLAADSGRAAPDDGVRFYRQAGWDDDAIELYKMRFGGFGKFVHAFPDSFRRLGDGETLNIGEHSWRVVTGNGHSPEHACFYCAESKLLISGDQVLPRISSNVSVFPTEPDANPMEDWLASLDKLQKMIPDDVVVLPAHNEPFRGLHERLDYLRRSHHATLDRLRQALVQPKRAVDVFPQLFSRPISSAEPGLLGMATGESIAHLNYLLHRGEAEMELRSDGCAWYRLSRSIH; from the coding sequence ATGAGTGACGAGACTCTCATTCCTCCTCGAGACGATAAGCCCGTTCTTCACTACCCTTGTGGCGAAGCGCCCGCAGCCGGGACGGTCAGCGAAATTGCGCCGGGCGTGCTCTGGTTGCGCATGCCGATGCCGCTCGCGCTCAACCACATCAATCTATGGGCATTGCGTGACGGCAACGGATGGGCAGTCGTCGATACCGGCCTGCAAACCAGCGACACGGCAGCGGCTTGGCACAAACTGTTTGCCGACGGCGGTGCTTTGGCGCAAGTAAGACTGACGCGCGTCTTCGCCACGCACATGCACCCGGACCATATCGGCATGGCAGGGTGGCTCACGCGGAAGTTCGACTGCCGGCTTTGGATGACCCGCATGGAATATCTGATGTGCCGGGTCTTGGCCGCCGATAGCGGACGAGCCGCACCGGACGACGGCGTGCGCTTCTACCGGCAGGCGGGCTGGGACGACGACGCGATCGAGCTCTACAAGATGCGCTTCGGCGGCTTTGGCAAGTTCGTGCACGCGTTTCCGGATAGCTTCCGTCGGCTTGGCGACGGCGAGACCCTGAACATTGGTGAGCATTCCTGGCGTGTTGTAACCGGCAATGGGCACTCGCCGGAACATGCATGCTTCTACTGCGCCGAATCGAAACTATTGATCTCCGGCGACCAGGTATTGCCGCGGATCTCATCCAATGTCTCGGTCTTCCCGACCGAACCGGACGCCAACCCGATGGAGGACTGGTTAGCATCCCTCGACAAACTGCAGAAAATGATCCCCGACGACGTGGTCGTGCTGCCCGCACACAACGAGCCGTTCAGGGGACTTCACGAGCGCCTTGACTATTTGAGACGAAGCCACCATGCGACGCTCGACCGGCTAAGGCAGGCTCTGGTTCAGCCGAAGCGCGCAGTGGATGTATTCCCGCAGCTTTTCTCACGTCCGATCAGCTCGGCGGAGCCGGGCTTGCTCGGCATGGCCACCGGCGAGAGCATCGCACACCTGAATTACCTGTTGCACCGCGGCGAAGCTGAGATGGAACTTCGGTCCGACGGTTGCGCATGGTATCGCCTGAGCCGCTCGATCCATTGA
- the sucD gene encoding succinate--CoA ligase subunit alpha, with translation MSILINKDTKVITQGITGKTGQFHTRACREYANGREAYVAGVNPKRAGEDFEGIPIYASVAEAKAETGATVSVIYVPPAGAAAAIWEAVEADLDLAICITEGIPVRDMMMVKDKMRKAGSKTLLLGPNCPGLITPDEIKIGIMPGHIHRKARIGVVSRSGTLTYEAVGQLTALGLGQSSAVGIGGDPINGLKHIDIMKMFNDDPETDAVVMIGEIGGPDEANAAYWIKGNMKKPVVCFIAGVTAPPGKRMGHAGALISGGADTAQAKLDIMEECGIKTTKNPSEMGRLLKSLI, from the coding sequence ATGTCGATTCTGATCAACAAAGACACCAAGGTCATCACGCAGGGCATCACCGGCAAGACCGGTCAGTTCCACACGCGTGCTTGCCGTGAATACGCAAACGGCCGCGAAGCGTACGTCGCGGGCGTGAACCCGAAGCGCGCCGGCGAAGATTTCGAAGGCATTCCCATCTACGCAAGCGTCGCTGAAGCCAAGGCTGAAACGGGCGCGACCGTGTCGGTGATTTACGTTCCGCCGGCTGGCGCTGCTGCGGCAATCTGGGAAGCGGTCGAAGCCGACCTGGATCTGGCAATCTGCATCACCGAAGGCATCCCCGTGCGCGACATGATGATGGTCAAGGACAAGATGCGTAAGGCCGGCAGCAAGACGCTGCTGCTGGGCCCGAACTGCCCTGGCCTGATCACGCCGGACGAAATCAAGATCGGCATCATGCCGGGCCACATCCACCGCAAGGCCCGCATCGGCGTGGTGTCGCGCTCGGGCACGCTGACGTACGAAGCCGTGGGCCAGCTGACCGCGCTGGGCCTGGGCCAATCGTCGGCAGTCGGTATCGGCGGCGACCCGATCAACGGTCTGAAGCACATCGACATCATGAAGATGTTCAACGACGATCCGGAAACGGACGCCGTGGTCATGATCGGTGAGATCGGCGGGCCGGACGAAGCCAACGCGGCTTACTGGATCAAGGGCAACATGAAGAAGCCGGTGGTCTGCTTCATCGCTGGTGTGACCGCGCCTCCGGGCAAGCGCATGGGCCACGCCGGCGCGCTGATCTCGGGCGGTGCCGATACCGCGCAGGCCAAGCTGGACATCATGGAAGAGTGCGGCATCAAGACCACCAAGAACCCGTCCGAAATGGGGCGGCTGCTGAAGTCGCTGATTTGA
- the sucC gene encoding ADP-forming succinate--CoA ligase subunit beta, which translates to MKIHEYQGKEILRKFGVAVPRGKPVFSVDDAVKAAEELGGPVWVVKAQIHAGGRGKGGGVKVAKSLEQVREYSNQILGMQLVTHQTGPEGQKVNRLLIEEGADIKKELYVGLVIDRVSQKIVVMASSEGGMDVEEVAEKTPELIHKVAVDPSTGLKDSEADDLAKKIGVPDASIPQARAILQGLYKAFWETDASLAEINPLILTGDGKVIALDAKFNFDSNALFRHPEIVAYRDLDEEDPAEIEASKFDLAYISLDGNIGCLVNGAGLAMATMDTIKLFGGEPANFLDVGGGATTEKVTEAFKIMLKNPNLTAILVNIFGGIMRCDVIAEGVIAASKAVSLKVPLVVRMKGTNEDLGKKMLADSGLPIISADSMEEAAQKVVAAAAGK; encoded by the coding sequence ATGAAGATTCACGAGTACCAGGGTAAGGAAATCCTGCGGAAATTCGGCGTCGCGGTACCGCGCGGCAAGCCGGTCTTCTCGGTGGATGATGCGGTCAAGGCCGCGGAAGAGCTGGGCGGCCCGGTGTGGGTCGTCAAGGCTCAGATCCACGCAGGTGGCCGTGGCAAGGGCGGCGGCGTCAAGGTCGCCAAGTCGCTGGAACAGGTTCGCGAATACTCGAACCAGATCCTCGGCATGCAGCTCGTCACGCACCAGACCGGTCCGGAAGGCCAGAAGGTGAACCGCCTGCTGATCGAAGAAGGCGCTGACATCAAGAAGGAACTGTATGTCGGTCTCGTGATCGATCGCGTTTCGCAGAAGATCGTCGTGATGGCGTCGAGCGAAGGCGGCATGGACGTCGAAGAAGTCGCGGAAAAGACGCCTGAGCTGATCCACAAGGTTGCTGTGGATCCGTCGACCGGCCTGAAGGACTCGGAAGCGGACGACCTCGCGAAGAAGATCGGCGTGCCCGACGCTTCGATCCCGCAAGCTCGCGCGATCCTGCAAGGCCTGTACAAGGCATTCTGGGAAACCGACGCATCGCTCGCCGAAATCAACCCGCTGATCCTGACCGGCGACGGCAAGGTCATCGCGCTCGACGCGAAGTTCAACTTCGACTCGAACGCGCTGTTCCGTCACCCGGAAATCGTCGCTTACCGCGATCTGGACGAAGAAGATCCGGCTGAAATCGAAGCGTCGAAGTTCGACCTCGCGTACATCTCGCTCGACGGCAACATCGGCTGCCTCGTGAACGGTGCTGGCCTCGCCATGGCGACGATGGACACCATCAAGCTGTTCGGCGGCGAACCGGCGAACTTCCTCGACGTCGGCGGTGGCGCGACGACTGAGAAGGTCACCGAAGCGTTCAAGATCATGCTGAAGAACCCGAACCTGACCGCGATTCTGGTCAACATCTTCGGTGGCATCATGCGCTGCGACGTGATCGCGGAAGGCGTGATCGCGGCGTCGAAGGCCGTGTCGCTGAAGGTGCCGCTCGTGGTCCGCATGAAGGGCACGAACGAAGACCTGGGCAAGAAGATGCTCGCTGATTCCGGCCTGCCGATCATCTCGGCGGACAGCATGGAAGAAGCGGCTCAGAAGGTCGTCGCTGCTGCCGCAGGCAAATAA
- a CDS encoding NADP-dependent oxidoreductase: MKQKSWIVHKPARGAYDPSCLKLEERERPSQAGGEVLVRTLLLSLDPSSRNWLRLDPASSHSALGVGSVMVGMAVGEVVQSGSVCFSRGDLVQGLWGWEEFSVARPDALEKIELPPGVPLETHLSIFSHIGRAAAVGLLEVGALSPSDTVVVSGAAGATGSLAAQIAKAFGARVIGIAGGEAKCRRLLDELGLDGAIDYKAEPLDAALRRECPDGIDLYFDNVGGATLDAVLENMAVGCRIVVCGAISQYDLATESEAYGIKNLPLMLVKQARMEGFVVSQFEHRYAEFDEVLLDLFTEGKLKHRAHLVDGLEHAAESLRLFFSGANEGKVMIRVASR, translated from the coding sequence ATGAAGCAAAAGTCGTGGATTGTCCACAAGCCGGCGCGAGGCGCCTATGACCCTAGCTGTCTGAAGCTTGAGGAGCGAGAGAGGCCGAGTCAGGCGGGCGGAGAGGTTCTCGTGCGCACGCTATTGCTGAGCTTGGACCCGAGTAGTCGCAATTGGCTCAGGCTCGATCCTGCATCTTCCCATTCGGCACTCGGAGTAGGCAGCGTGATGGTTGGCATGGCCGTGGGTGAGGTCGTTCAGTCGGGGTCGGTGTGCTTCTCCCGAGGAGATCTCGTGCAGGGACTATGGGGATGGGAAGAATTCTCGGTTGCCCGTCCCGACGCGCTTGAGAAAATCGAGCTGCCACCAGGCGTTCCGCTGGAAACGCACCTTTCAATCTTTTCGCACATCGGGCGTGCGGCCGCGGTGGGTCTTCTCGAAGTGGGCGCGCTCAGTCCGTCGGACACTGTGGTGGTGTCGGGTGCAGCGGGCGCGACGGGATCCCTGGCGGCGCAGATAGCCAAGGCATTTGGCGCCCGCGTGATCGGCATTGCCGGCGGTGAGGCTAAGTGCCGCAGGTTGCTCGACGAGTTGGGACTCGATGGTGCGATTGACTACAAGGCTGAGCCACTCGATGCAGCGCTTCGTCGCGAGTGTCCCGACGGCATCGATCTTTACTTCGACAACGTCGGGGGGGCGACGCTTGACGCTGTCTTGGAAAATATGGCTGTTGGTTGCCGCATTGTGGTCTGTGGCGCAATCTCGCAGTATGACCTGGCTACCGAGAGCGAAGCATACGGAATCAAGAATCTTCCGCTCATGCTCGTCAAACAAGCGCGGATGGAAGGATTCGTCGTTTCGCAATTCGAACATCGTTACGCCGAGTTCGACGAAGTACTCCTCGATTTGTTCACCGAAGGCAAGCTGAAGCATCGAGCGCACTTGGTGGACGGGCTCGAGCACGCGGCTGAATCTCTAAGGCTGTTTTTCAGCGGTGCTAATGAAGGCAAGGTAATGATCCGCGTGGCGTCCCGATAG
- a CDS encoding electron transfer flavoprotein subunit alpha/FixB family protein, translating into MTILVIAEHDNASIKGATLNTVAAAQKIGGDVHVLVAGHNAHGAAEAAAKIAGVAKVLLADAPHLAQGLAENVEATVLNIAKDYSHIVAAATAYGKNIAPRVAARLDVAQISEITAVVSADTFERPIYAGNAIATVQSGDAIKVITVRATGFDAVAAEGGSASVDKIEAAGDRGISQLVNRDVTKLDRPELTSANIIVSGGRGLGSGENYTKVLEPLADKLGAALGASRAAVDAGYVPNDYQVGQTGKIVAPQLYVAVGISGAIQHLAGMKDSKVIVAINKDAEAPIFSVADYGLVGDLFVAVPELTERIN; encoded by the coding sequence CGGCGACGTCCACGTGCTGGTCGCCGGCCACAATGCGCATGGCGCAGCCGAGGCAGCGGCCAAGATCGCGGGGGTGGCGAAGGTGCTGCTGGCCGATGCGCCGCATCTGGCCCAAGGCTTGGCGGAAAACGTCGAAGCCACGGTGCTGAACATTGCGAAGGATTACTCGCACATCGTGGCGGCGGCAACGGCCTATGGTAAGAACATTGCCCCACGCGTGGCGGCCAGGCTGGATGTGGCGCAGATCAGCGAAATCACGGCTGTGGTGTCCGCCGATACGTTCGAGCGTCCGATCTACGCGGGCAATGCCATCGCCACGGTGCAATCGGGCGACGCGATCAAGGTCATCACGGTGCGTGCGACGGGCTTCGATGCGGTAGCGGCCGAAGGCGGCAGCGCATCGGTGGACAAGATCGAAGCCGCAGGTGACCGTGGCATTTCGCAGCTCGTGAACCGCGACGTGACGAAGCTCGATCGCCCGGAGCTCACGAGCGCGAACATCATCGTGTCGGGTGGCCGCGGCTTGGGGAGCGGCGAGAACTACACCAAGGTGCTCGAGCCGCTGGCCGACAAGCTCGGTGCGGCGCTGGGCGCCTCGCGCGCGGCCGTGGATGCGGGCTATGTGCCGAACGACTACCAAGTGGGCCAGACTGGCAAAATCGTCGCACCGCAACTGTATGTGGCGGTGGGCATCTCGGGTGCGATTCAGCACTTGGCCGGGATGAAGGATTCGAAGGTGATCGTGGCAATCAACAAGGATGCTGAGGCGCCCATCTTCAGCGTGGCCGACTACGGGCTCGTCGGCGACCTGTTTGTTGCCGTGCCCGAACTGACTGAGCGGATCAACTGA